The following coding sequences lie in one Jonesia denitrificans DSM 20603 genomic window:
- a CDS encoding aminotransferase class IV — translation MIAWTEGRFIDPHSPLVGASDPGLMTGQGMFDTIAAYHGRLWALEAHLSRLSASLTAAHIPQPQVDLDEGARLVAAHLRNVPVGRIRITVLNTHEGSRTVITATPEPHAPALGAPHPTDARVAITPWARSPLMPFAGHKSTSYAHNIQALHWAYAQGADEGLWHGPNGGLCEGSVSNLLTVVDGQLATASAQCGVLPGVTLAVVREVCHELGGVRELSAVEVGEVVGVGQGGALVGTLRMIQPIGVVDGVPGEVPGVIRRAQELVAAAMPDFLADA, via the coding sequence GTGATCGCCTGGACCGAGGGACGTTTCATTGACCCCCATAGCCCTCTTGTGGGCGCAAGCGACCCTGGGCTGATGACCGGACAGGGCATGTTCGACACGATCGCTGCGTATCACGGGCGGCTGTGGGCGCTGGAGGCACACCTGTCCAGATTGTCAGCGTCATTGACGGCCGCCCACATTCCGCAACCGCAGGTTGACCTTGACGAAGGCGCCCGCCTCGTCGCCGCACACCTTCGCAATGTGCCCGTAGGTCGGATACGAATCACGGTCCTCAACACCCACGAAGGGTCCCGGACTGTCATCACCGCCACCCCTGAACCTCACGCACCCGCCTTGGGGGCACCTCACCCTACCGATGCGCGGGTTGCGATCACCCCCTGGGCCCGCTCCCCCCTCATGCCGTTTGCTGGACACAAATCCACCTCCTACGCGCACAACATTCAAGCCCTGCACTGGGCATACGCACAGGGAGCCGATGAAGGGCTATGGCACGGACCCAATGGGGGGCTCTGCGAGGGGTCGGTGTCCAACCTCCTCACCGTTGTTGACGGCCAACTTGCAACTGCGAGCGCGCAGTGTGGGGTGTTGCCGGGGGTGACGTTGGCGGTGGTGCGTGAGGTGTGTCACGAGTTGGGTGGTGTTCGGGAGTTATCTGCTGTGGAGGTGGGTGAGGTTGTGGGTGTTGGTCAGGGTGGGGCGTTGGTGGGGACGTTGCGCATGATTCAGCCGATTGGGGTGGTGGATGGGGTGCCTGGTGAGGTGCCGGGGGTGATTCGTCGCGCTCAGGAGTTGGTGGCAGCTGCGATGCCTGATTTTCTTGCCGATGCGTGA
- a CDS encoding phage major capsid protein produces MARKIDTAFFGTKGASLVQPAGLEDLTGVTDVDAGAAWTKMDSFAEAISNAEAFGLNVDAFVANPADVLLLAQLKEATGSNRPLLGADPSNPTKRILQGVRLFSSSAVTAGTVWGIPQPRALMVRRKNVDLQVDRSAYFTSDRTAIRATMRVGFAFPHEAAIQKVSLTA; encoded by the coding sequence ATCGCCCGCAAGATCGACACCGCGTTCTTCGGCACCAAGGGCGCGAGCCTCGTGCAGCCTGCCGGTCTGGAAGACCTCACGGGCGTCACGGACGTCGACGCGGGCGCAGCATGGACGAAAATGGACTCGTTCGCTGAGGCGATCTCGAACGCTGAGGCGTTCGGCCTCAACGTCGACGCGTTCGTCGCGAACCCTGCCGACGTGTTGCTGCTCGCGCAGTTGAAGGAGGCGACGGGGTCGAACCGTCCGCTGCTCGGTGCGGACCCGTCGAACCCGACGAAGCGCATTCTGCAGGGCGTGCGGCTGTTCTCGTCGTCGGCGGTCACTGCGGGCACGGTGTGGGGCATCCCGCAGCCGCGTGCGCTGATGGTGCGCCGGAAGAACGTCGATCTGCAGGTTGACCGTTCGGCGTACTTCACGTCCGACCGGACGGCGATTCGCGCGACCATGCGTGTGGGCTTCGCGTTCCCGCACGAGGCCGCGATTCAGAAGGTCTCGCTCACCGCGTAG
- the zapE gene encoding cell division protein ZapE — protein sequence MTSHLTDTAVHHLTTRTPHTPPDRLIRDLTPPRHFATASFDTYKPDPHHPSQHHALTTLSHTATQLTTKKTLRQRLARTPPPALYLDGGFGVGKTHLLAALAHHVGPHATAFGTFVEYTNLVGALGFANTVTQLATKTLICIDEFELDDPGDTVLMSRLLRELADHGVALAATSNTLPESLGEGRFAAEDFMREIQALANRFTVVRIDGHDYRNRATVTTLPGLTPEDLTARITAHAPTQVITHDQFTDVLDHLTRVHPSAYGALLDGIDLVVLDNVHTLTDQAAALRFVVLVDRLYDHDIPVLLGGHGLTDLFTPTMLTGGYRKKYFRALSRLGSLAHTALERTSTNHTNE from the coding sequence GTGACGTCCCACCTCACCGACACCGCCGTCCACCACCTGACGACCCGCACCCCCCACACCCCACCGGATCGTCTCATCCGCGACCTCACACCACCCCGCCACTTCGCTACTGCATCCTTTGACACCTACAAACCCGACCCACACCACCCCAGCCAACACCACGCCCTGACAACGCTGTCACACACCGCAACACAACTCACCACCAAAAAAACCCTCCGCCAACGACTCGCCAGAACACCACCACCCGCCCTCTACCTCGACGGCGGATTCGGAGTCGGAAAAACCCACCTCCTCGCGGCCCTAGCCCACCACGTGGGCCCCCACGCCACAGCCTTTGGCACCTTCGTCGAATACACCAACCTCGTTGGCGCACTCGGATTCGCCAACACTGTCACCCAACTCGCCACCAAAACACTCATCTGCATCGACGAATTTGAACTCGATGACCCCGGCGACACCGTCCTCATGTCCCGACTCCTGCGCGAACTTGCCGACCACGGCGTCGCCCTTGCCGCGACCTCCAACACACTGCCCGAATCCTTAGGGGAAGGCCGCTTCGCTGCAGAAGACTTCATGCGCGAAATCCAAGCCCTCGCCAACCGCTTCACTGTGGTACGCATCGACGGACACGACTACCGCAACCGTGCCACAGTCACAACCCTTCCCGGACTCACCCCCGAAGACCTCACCGCACGCATCACCGCACACGCCCCCACCCAAGTGATCACCCACGACCAGTTCACCGATGTCCTTGACCACCTCACCCGTGTCCACCCATCCGCCTACGGGGCGCTACTCGACGGAATCGACCTCGTCGTCCTCGATAACGTCCACACCCTCACCGACCAAGCCGCAGCGCTACGCTTTGTTGTCCTCGTCGACCGACTCTATGACCACGACATCCCCGTCCTCCTCGGTGGACACGGACTCACCGACCTATTCACCCCCACCATGCTCACCGGCGGATACCGCAAAAAATACTTCCGAGCTCTCTCCCGGCTCGGATCCCTCGCCCACACCGCCCTCGAGCGCACCAGCACCAACCACACCAACGAATAA
- a CDS encoding dihydrofolate reductase family protein: MTRWKGVGLMVVWREVFPGHSGEVTGDVALSVLEHRYVWPQDSVWVRANMVSSIDGAIAGVDGLSGSLNNEADGEVFAALRGLCDVVVVAGGTVRTEGYEGIEVPAQWCGVRSRLGLPEHIQLVVVSGSGRLPEAVLSPGVGVPPLVATTVVGARRLAGRIDERQLMVCAGERVDVSWVVDQLVVRGMGRVLMEGGPSLLAQAFSAGVVDELALTTVGVLSPGAHRTITDDGSDGGVHPLVGAQLVHQLVATDPMTVAALWRVIRER, from the coding sequence GTGACGAGGTGGAAGGGTGTGGGGTTGATGGTGGTGTGGCGTGAGGTTTTTCCTGGTCACAGTGGTGAGGTGACGGGTGATGTCGCCTTGAGTGTGTTGGAACACCGGTATGTGTGGCCGCAGGACAGTGTGTGGGTGCGCGCCAATATGGTGTCGTCGATTGATGGTGCAATTGCTGGGGTTGATGGGTTGTCAGGCTCGCTGAATAACGAGGCTGATGGTGAGGTGTTTGCTGCGTTACGTGGGTTGTGTGACGTGGTGGTGGTTGCGGGTGGCACAGTACGCACGGAGGGGTATGAGGGGATTGAGGTTCCCGCACAGTGGTGTGGTGTGCGTTCTCGATTGGGTTTACCTGAACATATTCAGCTTGTGGTGGTGTCGGGTTCGGGTCGGTTACCTGAGGCGGTGTTGTCCCCGGGTGTGGGAGTTCCCCCTCTTGTGGCGACAACGGTGGTCGGCGCAAGGCGGCTTGCTGGTCGCATTGACGAGCGGCAACTGATGGTGTGTGCCGGTGAGAGGGTGGATGTGTCATGGGTGGTGGACCAGTTGGTGGTGCGCGGGATGGGGCGGGTGCTGATGGAGGGGGGTCCATCGTTACTCGCACAGGCGTTTTCGGCGGGTGTTGTTGATGAGCTCGCGCTGACAACTGTTGGGGTGCTGTCGCCGGGGGCTCACCGTACGATCACTGATGACGGTTCAGATGGTGGTGTTCATCCGCTGGTGGGTGCACAGTTGGTGCACCAGTTGGTGGCGACAGATCCGATGACTGTGGCGGCGTTGTGGCGGGTTATCCGCGAGCGTTGA
- a CDS encoding carboxylate--amine ligase, translating to MNLLPVAIGGDIGIYALLRDFHTQYGCDAVVLSTNPTRAIGHSSFITNVVNEGINDPATLAQTLITIAHEHPGRTLILLTNADWYVKAILDHRNELAKHYIIPHPSQENFDLVGDKHAFATICHRLSIPTPAEIAVDLSDLTQAQIPAVVKNAAATLKYPLVAKPASSAEYFYINFPGKKKIHHINSEEELATLLGALVTARYQGTFLIQEFITGDETQMRSLTAYRNTRGHVTLAATGRVLLEEHTPGTLGIPAAIMVEHYPEVIDQAIAFLNDINYHGFANFDIKWDTTHHRYVFFEANPRIGRNNYYVTAGGASTARAIVDDYITKDDTRHTAATPVLYSVVPHRLLMRYILDDALNGQVRTLIRDGKTVHPLRYSADKSPKRALAIEAMTANFWRKYRQYYPKPTASGF from the coding sequence ATGAACCTGCTGCCAGTTGCCATCGGAGGAGACATCGGAATTTACGCGCTACTGCGCGATTTCCACACCCAATACGGGTGCGACGCCGTTGTCCTTTCCACCAACCCCACCCGGGCCATCGGTCACTCATCATTCATCACCAATGTTGTCAACGAGGGCATCAACGACCCAGCAACCCTCGCACAGACCCTGATCACCATCGCCCACGAACACCCTGGACGCACCCTCATCCTGCTCACCAACGCCGACTGGTACGTCAAAGCGATCCTGGACCACCGCAACGAACTCGCCAAGCACTACATCATCCCCCACCCCTCCCAAGAAAACTTCGACCTCGTCGGCGACAAACACGCGTTCGCCACAATCTGCCACCGCCTATCCATCCCCACACCCGCAGAAATCGCAGTCGACCTTTCCGACCTCACCCAAGCGCAAATCCCCGCCGTCGTAAAAAACGCCGCCGCAACCTTGAAATACCCCCTCGTCGCCAAACCCGCATCATCAGCCGAATACTTCTACATCAACTTCCCCGGCAAGAAAAAAATCCACCACATCAACAGCGAAGAAGAACTCGCCACCCTCCTTGGCGCACTCGTCACCGCCCGCTACCAAGGCACCTTCCTCATCCAAGAGTTCATCACCGGCGACGAAACCCAAATGAGGTCCCTCACCGCTTACCGCAACACCCGAGGACACGTCACCCTCGCCGCCACAGGGCGAGTCCTCCTCGAAGAACACACGCCCGGCACATTGGGAATCCCCGCAGCCATCATGGTCGAACACTACCCAGAGGTCATCGACCAAGCCATCGCCTTCCTCAACGACATCAACTACCACGGGTTCGCGAACTTCGACATCAAATGGGACACCACCCACCACCGGTACGTCTTCTTCGAAGCCAACCCCCGCATCGGCCGTAACAACTACTACGTCACCGCCGGTGGAGCATCCACCGCCCGCGCCATCGTGGACGACTACATCACCAAAGACGACACCCGCCACACCGCAGCCACACCCGTGCTCTACTCCGTTGTCCCACACCGCCTCCTCATGCGTTACATCCTTGACGATGCGCTCAACGGCCAAGTACGAACCCTCATCCGCGACGGTAAAACAGTGCACCCACTGCGCTACAGCGCAGACAAATCACCCAAACGTGCACTCGCCATCGAAGCAATGACCGCAAACTTCTGGCGCAAATACCGCCAGTACTACCCCAAACCCACCGCCTCCGGGTTCTAA
- a CDS encoding DUF3000 domain-containing protein, with amino-acid sequence MPEQQSDAPTEFTSALAALRSLTIPPQLALREIPARGSVAPFSAALSGEVHRSRQRPEILAHGNLSVLYSPSAPEQWQSRFRIAAIARADIDQDMAKDPFLQHVARAWIKESLDSAQAHYLAMRGTVTIVTSETFDDDLTGELDTTLEIRASWSPQPVTGQAVDWHLERHVESWVNLLFATSGAPMLFVH; translated from the coding sequence ATGCCTGAGCAGCAATCTGATGCCCCGACCGAGTTCACCTCGGCGCTTGCTGCACTGCGCTCGTTGACGATTCCTCCACAACTTGCGTTGCGTGAGATCCCCGCACGTGGGTCGGTTGCCCCGTTTTCTGCTGCTTTGTCTGGGGAGGTGCATCGGTCTCGTCAACGCCCAGAGATCCTGGCGCATGGGAATTTATCTGTGTTGTACTCCCCATCGGCGCCCGAACAGTGGCAGTCCCGGTTTCGCATTGCGGCTATTGCACGTGCTGATATTGATCAGGACATGGCCAAGGACCCATTTTTGCAGCATGTGGCCCGCGCGTGGATTAAAGAGTCCTTGGATAGCGCCCAGGCGCATTACCTCGCGATGCGCGGAACAGTGACAATCGTCACCTCCGAAACGTTTGATGATGATCTCACTGGTGAGCTCGACACAACCTTGGAGATCCGCGCTTCCTGGTCGCCTCAACCTGTCACTGGACAGGCGGTAGACTGGCACCTTGAGCGTCACGTTGAGTCGTGGGTGAACCTCCTGTTCGCCACCTCAGGGGCGCCCATGCTCTTTGTTCATTAA
- a CDS encoding HRDC domain-containing protein, protein MSHQATHPTIPVLTHPQDGPADLVNTTVSYQAALRRLDRGHGPFAVDAERASGYRYGDRNYLIQVRREGAGTFLIDPTAVDDFSELNAVMAADTWIFHAAIQDLGPLRDQGLTPGTIFDTEVAARLLGLDRVNLAAVTAHFLGVTLEKQHSHQDWSTRPLPSSWLTYAALDVELLGDLAISETDALTETRKLRWAHEEFAYIQAQRAIHRPDPWRRTSGIQRVTDRRRLAVVQHLWNEREKIARSKDLAPSRILSDRGIIEAAITLPRTVGALLAIHEFGGAANRRRSHQWQRAINHALTLPSSELPPRRLPAPPKLPPHKIWEEKNPLAATRLTAAREFLDELAATHHLPVENIIQPKVVRQLLWDATTTPIDVPAYLTNNQVRPWQQELVAQTLTMIIDTITTP, encoded by the coding sequence ATGTCACACCAAGCAACGCACCCCACCATCCCTGTGCTCACGCACCCCCAAGATGGTCCCGCAGACCTGGTGAACACCACAGTGAGCTACCAGGCGGCCCTGCGACGTCTAGACCGCGGTCATGGCCCTTTCGCCGTCGATGCAGAACGTGCCTCCGGGTACCGGTATGGAGACCGCAACTACCTCATTCAAGTGCGCCGCGAAGGCGCGGGGACTTTCCTCATTGACCCCACAGCTGTTGACGATTTCAGTGAACTCAACGCTGTCATGGCCGCCGACACCTGGATTTTCCACGCGGCTATCCAAGACCTTGGCCCACTACGAGACCAGGGGCTGACCCCTGGCACCATTTTTGACACCGAAGTTGCTGCACGCTTATTGGGTCTTGACCGTGTCAACCTCGCCGCGGTGACCGCCCACTTCCTGGGGGTCACGTTGGAAAAACAACACTCCCACCAGGACTGGTCCACTCGCCCGCTACCCTCGTCATGGCTCACCTACGCAGCCCTTGACGTGGAGCTTCTTGGTGATTTAGCGATCAGTGAGACAGACGCACTCACCGAAACTCGCAAACTGAGGTGGGCTCACGAAGAGTTTGCCTACATCCAAGCACAACGCGCCATTCACCGCCCTGACCCCTGGCGGCGCACCTCGGGGATCCAACGTGTCACCGACCGCCGCAGGCTCGCAGTTGTCCAACATTTGTGGAACGAACGCGAAAAAATCGCACGTTCGAAAGACCTGGCCCCTTCACGCATCCTGTCAGACCGGGGCATCATCGAAGCAGCAATCACATTGCCTCGCACAGTAGGGGCGCTCCTGGCTATCCATGAATTTGGTGGTGCTGCCAACCGGCGTCGATCCCACCAATGGCAACGCGCCATCAACCACGCCCTGACACTGCCCTCCTCCGAACTGCCCCCACGGCGCCTGCCCGCCCCACCAAAACTACCCCCACACAAAATTTGGGAAGAGAAGAACCCGCTCGCAGCCACCCGGCTCACCGCAGCACGCGAGTTCCTCGATGAACTCGCCGCCACACACCACCTACCCGTGGAAAACATCATCCAACCTAAAGTGGTGCGCCAACTGCTGTGGGACGCAACCACCACTCCCATTGACGTTCCCGCCTACCTGACGAACAACCAGGTACGCCCATGGCAGCAAGAGCTCGTCGCGCAGACACTCACCATGATCATTGACACCATCACAACACCCTGA
- a CDS encoding lipid II:glycine glycyltransferase FemX: MYTVTPISDHTTWDTLVDLLAGHPLQKWGWGQLKSAHNWSATRLLVTNAAGDRVAGAQVLHRHLPFPFQSVSHMPRGPFFSTALTSTERTDVTTALTTWLKEHTGGVGVTIEPDLDATEPLTPAGAVASPNPILYPTTLILDLTQPADDILAGASKTTRYDIRKGAKNNLDIRRVVTDSEVDAVLATYRANAERVGFAIHSDEYYRDVHRLLGEDSFIAACFADGEVVSFVWLAKSATTWFELYASATDQGRKLRANAPVKWFAIEQAHTQGATRYDMNGLLNDGISDFKRSFAKHENTLHPSIDVPFSSLYTAWNKALPTAKKVLRKIRG, encoded by the coding sequence ATGTACACAGTGACCCCCATCAGTGACCACACCACCTGGGACACACTCGTTGACTTACTCGCCGGTCACCCACTACAGAAATGGGGATGGGGGCAACTCAAATCCGCCCACAACTGGTCAGCAACCCGGCTCCTTGTCACCAACGCCGCCGGTGACCGAGTTGCCGGCGCACAGGTGCTGCACCGTCACCTTCCCTTCCCATTTCAGTCCGTGTCCCACATGCCCCGTGGACCGTTTTTTTCCACCGCACTCACCTCAACCGAACGCACTGACGTCACCACAGCACTGACAACCTGGCTCAAAGAACACACCGGCGGTGTTGGGGTCACCATTGAACCTGACCTTGACGCAACTGAGCCCCTCACACCTGCCGGGGCAGTTGCCTCCCCCAACCCCATCCTTTACCCCACCACCCTCATCCTCGATCTCACCCAACCTGCGGATGACATCCTTGCCGGCGCTTCAAAAACCACACGCTATGACATCCGCAAGGGCGCGAAAAACAACCTCGACATTAGGCGTGTGGTTACCGACTCCGAAGTGGACGCCGTGCTTGCCACCTACCGCGCAAACGCCGAACGCGTAGGATTCGCCATCCACTCAGACGAGTACTACCGTGACGTCCACCGCCTCCTAGGGGAAGACTCCTTCATCGCAGCGTGCTTCGCCGACGGTGAGGTTGTGTCTTTCGTGTGGCTCGCCAAATCGGCAACAACATGGTTTGAGCTCTATGCTTCAGCCACCGATCAAGGGCGCAAACTACGCGCCAATGCACCGGTGAAATGGTTCGCTATCGAACAAGCCCACACTCAAGGAGCCACCCGCTACGACATGAACGGTCTGCTCAACGACGGTATCTCCGACTTCAAACGCAGCTTCGCCAAACACGAGAACACCCTCCACCCCTCCATCGATGTCCCGTTCTCCTCGCTGTACACCGCGTGGAACAAAGCCCTTCCGACTGCGAAAAAGGTGCTGCGTAAAATCCGGGGTTAA
- a CDS encoding thiolase family protein, with protein MAHTPAPTTDVVFVDGVRTPFGKARPDGLYAHTRADDLAVKLIRDLLRRHPTLDPALIEDVAIAATTQQGDQGLTLGRTAALLAGLPHTVPGYAIDRMCAGALTAVTTTASAIKAGFIDLAIAGGVEHMGRHPMGFDADPNPRFLSEKIVSPQALNMGHTAENLHDRFPHLTKERSDAYAVNSQHKYHHAWQNNHIHTSLTPIATRDPDRGWALADRDELPRPTTTMDAIANLPTPFRPAGHVTAANASPLTDGATMALLAGANTAAALELPATMRLVTYAFAGVEPDIMGYGPVPATHKALTKAGLTIDDIDVIEINEAFAVQVLAFLDHFHIEDNDTRVNPYGGAIAMGHPLAASGVRLMNQLSHYFTTHPTARYGMTTMCIGLGMGATVIWENLTTSTPQGAHA; from the coding sequence ATGGCTCACACGCCCGCACCCACCACAGATGTCGTCTTCGTTGACGGGGTCCGCACCCCATTTGGCAAAGCACGCCCCGACGGACTGTACGCACACACTCGCGCTGACGACCTCGCCGTCAAACTCATCCGCGACCTCCTGCGCAGACACCCCACCCTCGACCCAGCCCTCATCGAGGACGTCGCCATCGCAGCAACCACCCAACAAGGCGACCAAGGCCTCACCCTAGGCAGAACCGCCGCACTCCTTGCCGGACTCCCCCACACCGTCCCCGGCTACGCAATCGACCGCATGTGCGCCGGCGCGCTCACCGCAGTCACAACAACCGCATCAGCCATCAAAGCCGGCTTTATTGACCTTGCCATCGCAGGTGGAGTCGAACACATGGGCCGCCACCCCATGGGATTCGACGCCGACCCGAACCCCCGATTCCTCAGCGAAAAAATCGTGTCCCCACAAGCCCTCAACATGGGACACACTGCAGAAAACCTCCACGACCGATTCCCCCACCTCACCAAAGAACGCAGCGACGCCTACGCCGTGAACTCCCAACACAAATACCACCACGCGTGGCAAAACAACCACATCCACACCTCACTCACCCCCATCGCAACCCGCGACCCAGATCGCGGGTGGGCGCTCGCAGACCGCGATGAACTGCCGCGCCCCACCACAACGATGGACGCAATCGCGAATCTGCCCACCCCCTTTAGGCCCGCCGGTCACGTCACAGCAGCAAACGCTTCCCCCCTCACCGACGGCGCCACCATGGCGCTACTAGCCGGCGCCAACACCGCCGCCGCCCTCGAACTCCCCGCGACGATGCGTCTAGTCACCTACGCATTCGCGGGCGTGGAACCCGACATTATGGGATACGGTCCAGTCCCCGCCACCCACAAAGCATTAACCAAAGCAGGACTCACCATTGATGATATTGACGTCATCGAAATCAACGAAGCCTTCGCCGTCCAAGTCCTTGCTTTCCTCGACCACTTCCACATCGAGGACAACGACACCCGTGTCAACCCCTACGGAGGGGCCATCGCCATGGGCCACCCACTTGCCGCATCAGGGGTCCGCCTCATGAACCAACTCTCCCACTACTTCACCACCCACCCCACCGCCCGCTACGGAATGACCACCATGTGCATCGGACTTGGCATGGGCGCCACCGTCATCTGGGAAAACCTCACCACCTCAACACCTCAGGGAGCACACGCATGA
- a CDS encoding 3-hydroxyacyl-CoA dehydrogenase NAD-binding domain-containing protein: MNEVITYAHTRDINLPGNAGTLALITLDNGKDHTKPTTLGVQGMRNIHDAVNTARTRASNGEIVAVAITGKPYVFAAGADLKGVSLVATHDEARALGTNGHNTLRILGEMTVPTFAFINGAALGGGLEVALNCTHRTLSTDVNALALPETGLGLIPGWGGTYLLPRLVGIEHAISIIIDHPARNRRLRAKEAHTLGLVDVLLEPADFLEQSLAWAAQVITGDITVSRRPLDNDEQWAAALSRGFAQLDATVNHARPAPYRALELLALGPHISRDEGFTAEDDALADLIMTDEFRASIYAFHAVNAAKRPKGAPDSAHAVPLTGVGIVGAGLMAAQIAVTIAQRVDAPIIMRDLDEEKVAHGMEHVHSTLDKLVQQGRLSEQRARTIGQRVTGTTDITQFTSCSLIIEAVTEIMSVKKQVFAELEHIVSPQTIFATNTSALSITQMSAHLKHPERVVGIHFFNPVAKMPLVEVISTPTTSKEALATAFALVKDLRKTAILAHDRPGFIVNRLLVLLMGTVIKAVEQGTDLHVADQALTPLGLPMPPFALFDLVGPAVGLHVLTSLREELGDRFARSPGLERIVADGTRVVDNDPSRLGPPHVSDRLTTYFGGGDHPRHEQEVLDLVLTALTKEIGMMLDEGVAQDATDIDVAMILGAGWPFALGGITPYLDRTGYTERYLGRRLHEPGVASVPSS, encoded by the coding sequence ATGAACGAGGTCATCACCTACGCACACACCCGCGACATCAACCTTCCCGGCAACGCCGGAACACTAGCCCTCATCACTCTCGACAACGGCAAAGACCACACAAAACCCACCACATTAGGCGTACAAGGAATGCGCAACATCCACGACGCCGTTAACACTGCACGCACACGCGCATCCAACGGTGAGATCGTTGCGGTGGCAATCACCGGCAAACCCTACGTCTTCGCCGCCGGAGCAGACCTCAAAGGCGTCAGTTTAGTGGCAACCCATGACGAAGCCCGCGCACTGGGGACCAACGGTCACAACACCTTGCGAATCCTGGGAGAAATGACCGTCCCCACCTTCGCATTCATTAACGGTGCAGCTCTGGGAGGCGGGCTGGAAGTTGCACTGAACTGCACGCACCGCACACTATCCACCGACGTCAACGCACTCGCCCTTCCCGAAACAGGGCTTGGCCTCATTCCCGGATGGGGAGGCACCTATCTGCTCCCACGTCTAGTTGGCATCGAACACGCCATATCCATCATCATTGACCACCCCGCACGCAATCGGCGGCTACGGGCCAAGGAAGCACACACGCTCGGCCTTGTTGATGTGCTTCTTGAACCCGCCGACTTCCTCGAACAATCACTTGCTTGGGCGGCACAAGTCATCACCGGGGACATCACTGTGTCTCGCCGGCCGCTCGACAATGACGAGCAATGGGCTGCTGCACTCTCACGTGGTTTTGCCCAGCTTGACGCGACCGTCAACCACGCACGACCAGCGCCCTATCGAGCGCTAGAACTCCTCGCGCTTGGGCCTCACATCAGCCGTGATGAGGGGTTCACAGCAGAAGATGACGCACTGGCTGACCTCATCATGACCGACGAATTCCGGGCATCAATATACGCGTTCCACGCAGTCAACGCAGCCAAACGTCCCAAAGGAGCTCCTGACTCAGCCCACGCAGTTCCCCTTACTGGGGTAGGAATTGTGGGAGCTGGCCTCATGGCCGCACAAATCGCCGTGACCATCGCCCAGCGAGTTGATGCCCCCATCATCATGCGCGACCTTGATGAGGAGAAAGTCGCCCATGGCATGGAACACGTTCATTCCACACTGGACAAGCTCGTCCAACAAGGTCGACTCAGCGAACAGCGCGCCCGCACAATCGGCCAACGGGTCACCGGTACAACAGACATCACCCAGTTCACATCGTGTTCCCTCATTATCGAAGCAGTCACCGAGATCATGTCAGTGAAGAAGCAGGTATTTGCCGAGCTCGAACACATTGTTTCCCCACAGACGATCTTTGCCACCAACACCTCTGCTCTTTCTATCACCCAGATGTCTGCGCACCTCAAGCACCCAGAACGAGTGGTAGGAATCCACTTCTTTAACCCGGTTGCCAAAATGCCACTGGTCGAAGTGATCTCGACCCCCACCACCTCCAAAGAAGCTCTGGCCACAGCTTTTGCTCTCGTGAAGGATCTACGCAAAACCGCGATCCTTGCCCATGATCGTCCAGGTTTCATAGTGAACCGGCTCTTGGTTTTGCTCATGGGGACCGTCATCAAGGCAGTGGAACAGGGCACCGATCTTCACGTTGCAGATCAGGCGTTGACTCCGTTGGGACTCCCCATGCCTCCCTTCGCGCTATTCGACCTTGTTGGTCCAGCAGTTGGCTTGCATGTCCTGACCTCATTACGTGAAGAACTTGGTGACCGGTTTGCACGCTCACCTGGTTTGGAACGTATCGTTGCTGATGGCACCAGGGTTGTTGATAATGACCCCAGCCGTCTTGGCCCACCACACGTGTCGGATCGTCTCACAACCTATTTTGGTGGCGGCGACCATCCCCGTCACGAACAAGAAGTCCTTGACCTCGTCTTGACCGCACTGACCAAAGAAATCGGCATGATGCTCGATGAGGGCGTTGCCCAAGATGCTACCGACATTGATGTCGCCATGATCCTGGGCGCCGGTTGGCCATTCGCGTTGGGTGGAATTACCCCCTACCTTGACCGCACGGGCTACACAGAACGATACCTCGGGCGGCGATTGCACGAACCTGGGGTAGCTTCCGTGCCAAGTTCGTGA